A DNA window from Thiothrix subterranea contains the following coding sequences:
- a CDS encoding DnaJ C-terminal domain-containing protein has protein sequence MEYKDYYKTLGVERNADQNSIKKAFRRMAAKYHPDRNAEKGAEARFKEINEANEVLSDPTKRARYDQLGAEWRAGQNFKPPPSWNNNSPQFDASFFEGIARRGVNNQQSASGFSDFFEGLFGGSFRRNSNGNANAAHAASAAATLDIGIEDIYRGLKTVRLPTGDSVQIRIPPDISEDKRIRIPGKGAHGADVFLKVKLTEHPLYRREGSHIYLDLPIAPWEAALGETVTVKTLAGKISLKIPPGSQSGRKMRLKGRGLAGQETGDLYIVLQVNSPPADTAEQKEYYAKMKTLFTWNPRQHIT, from the coding sequence ATGGAATACAAGGACTACTACAAAACATTAGGGGTGGAACGCAACGCTGATCAAAACAGCATTAAAAAAGCGTTTCGGCGCATGGCAGCCAAATACCACCCTGACCGCAATGCAGAAAAAGGCGCAGAGGCACGCTTCAAAGAAATCAATGAAGCCAATGAAGTCCTAAGCGACCCGACCAAACGCGCCCGTTACGACCAACTGGGTGCTGAATGGCGTGCCGGTCAAAACTTCAAACCGCCGCCAAGCTGGAATAATAATTCCCCGCAATTCGATGCGTCTTTTTTTGAAGGCATTGCGCGGCGTGGTGTCAATAATCAGCAGTCCGCTTCTGGCTTTAGTGATTTTTTTGAAGGCTTATTCGGTGGCAGTTTTCGACGCAATTCAAACGGAAATGCCAATGCCGCACACGCCGCATCAGCCGCTGCGACCTTAGACATTGGTATAGAAGACATTTACCGTGGGCTAAAAACGGTGCGCTTGCCAACGGGAGACAGTGTACAAATCCGCATTCCACCCGACATTTCCGAAGACAAAAGAATTCGCATTCCCGGAAAAGGCGCACACGGAGCCGATGTATTTTTAAAAGTTAAGCTGACGGAACACCCGCTGTACCGACGTGAAGGCAGCCACATTTACCTCGACCTACCGATTGCACCGTGGGAAGCGGCACTCGGCGAAACCGTCACCGTCAAAACACTGGCGGGTAAAATCAGTTTAAAAATCCCCCCCGGCTCGCAATCCGGTAGAAAAATGCGCCTGAAAGGACGTGGCCTTGCAGGGCAGGAAACGGGTGATTTATACATCGTCTTGCAAGTTAACTCCCCGCCTGCTGATACGGCGGAACAAAAAGAGTATTATGCGAAAATGAAAACGCTGTTCACTTGGAACCCCCGACAGCACATCACTTGA
- a CDS encoding Do family serine endopeptidase, which translates to MAAFILPIAVPSTVCAALPTEVNGQALPSLATMLEKITPAVVNIATEGRQPINDSLLNDPFFKRFFGDTPPGERQINGTGSGVIIHAQRGHILTNSHVVESADAIHVTLKDGRKYLAEVVGIDPRADLAVLQIPAERLTAMRFGDSDRLRVGDFVVAIGNPYSIGQTVTSGIISALHRNPGISEYENFIQTDAPINLGNSGGPLVNLSGELIGINTAILGDQGGGNLGIGFAVPINTAAGVITQIVQYGSVERGQLGVEVQDVDSIMARDFGIKPNEGAIINQVLAGSPAEKAGVEAGDIIIKMNNKNVQGAVDVKNIIGDLRVGTEVNMTLLRAGRPRNITVIIAQPKTEKSAAPLRADNLQKATGQPFWEKGLR; encoded by the coding sequence TTGGCAGCATTTATCCTGCCGATTGCCGTGCCTAGCACGGTCTGTGCTGCGCTACCGACCGAAGTCAATGGGCAAGCCTTGCCTTCGCTGGCAACGATGTTGGAAAAAATCACCCCAGCCGTCGTGAATATTGCCACCGAAGGCCGCCAGCCGATCAATGATTCATTGCTCAATGACCCTTTTTTCAAGCGCTTTTTTGGCGATACGCCGCCGGGTGAACGTCAAATCAATGGCACGGGTTCGGGTGTAATTATTCATGCACAGCGCGGTCACATACTCACCAACTCGCATGTGGTTGAAAGTGCCGACGCTATCCACGTTACCTTGAAAGATGGGCGTAAATACCTTGCGGAGGTTGTGGGAATTGACCCGCGTGCTGACCTGGCTGTGTTGCAAATTCCAGCAGAACGCTTGACGGCTATGCGCTTTGGTGACTCAGACCGTTTACGGGTTGGGGATTTTGTTGTAGCCATCGGCAACCCTTACAGCATTGGTCAAACGGTAACATCAGGGATTATCAGCGCCTTGCACCGTAACCCTGGCATCAGCGAATACGAGAACTTTATCCAAACAGACGCACCGATTAACTTGGGTAACTCCGGTGGCCCGTTGGTGAATTTGAGTGGTGAGTTAATCGGCATTAATACCGCGATTCTCGGCGATCAAGGCGGCGGCAATTTAGGAATTGGGTTCGCGGTTCCAATCAATACCGCTGCGGGCGTCATCACCCAAATTGTCCAATATGGAAGCGTTGAACGTGGTCAGTTAGGGGTTGAAGTACAAGACGTTGATAGCATCATGGCGCGTGATTTCGGGATCAAACCCAATGAAGGTGCTATTATTAATCAAGTGCTTGCAGGTTCTCCTGCTGAAAAAGCCGGTGTCGAAGCCGGTGACATTATCATCAAGATGAACAATAAAAATGTTCAAGGCGCTGTTGATGTCAAAAATATTATTGGTGATTTGCGAGTGGGTACAGAGGTCAATATGACATTGTTACGCGCAGGGCGTCCAAGAAACATCACGGTGATTATTGCGCAGCCTAAGACAGAAAAATCAGCCGCGCCGCTTCGCGCTGACAATCTTCAAAAGGCGACAGGCCAACCTTTTTGGGAAAAAGGCTTGCGTTGA
- the yihA gene encoding ribosome biogenesis GTP-binding protein YihA/YsxC — protein sequence MNNYYQQATFLQSATTRKTMPDEGGLEIAFAGRSNAGKSSVINRVCSQKSLARTSKTPGRTQLINFFQLPDAHFLVDLPGYGYAKVPEAIKLEWQKFIESYLTQRNTLRGMVLVMDIRHPMTDYDQAMLRWARNRMLPVHVLLNKSDKLTRGAGLNVLLQVRKTLADNGMVSVQTFSALNRQGLDECWEVLDKWLGKDA from the coding sequence ATGAATAACTATTACCAACAGGCCACTTTTCTGCAAAGTGCCACAACCCGTAAGACCATGCCCGACGAGGGTGGTTTGGAAATCGCTTTTGCCGGGCGCTCTAATGCTGGAAAATCCAGTGTAATCAATCGTGTGTGCTCGCAAAAGTCGTTGGCAAGAACCAGTAAAACGCCGGGAAGAACCCAATTAATCAACTTTTTTCAGTTACCGGATGCGCATTTTTTAGTGGATTTGCCCGGTTACGGGTATGCGAAAGTGCCGGAAGCGATCAAACTGGAATGGCAGAAATTCATCGAATCGTATTTGACGCAGCGGAATACCTTACGCGGAATGGTGTTAGTGATGGATATTCGTCACCCGATGACCGATTACGATCAGGCAATGTTGCGCTGGGCACGCAATCGAATGCTGCCGGTGCATGTATTGCTGAACAAGTCGGATAAATTGACGCGCGGTGCCGGACTGAACGTACTGTTGCAAGTGCGTAAAACGTTGGCTGATAATGGAATGGTGTCAGTACAGACATTTTCTGCACTTAACCGGCAAGGGCTGGACGAATGTTGGGAAGTTTTGGATAAGTGGTTGGGGAAAGATGCCTGA
- a CDS encoding c-type cytochrome has protein sequence MKKVLMLVLSGLAVSIAASAWAEGGNAEAGKTKSATCAACHGADGNSVNPEWPKLAGQHPSYILKQLMNFKHDERVNPSMTPMAKPLSDADMADLAAYFSSQVKKAGEADQTKVALGEQIYKGGNNATGVAACAACHGPNGAGNPAANFPALNGQHVAYTKLQLHAFRKGERANDAGKMMRNIAAGMTDAEIEAVAEYIAGLQ, from the coding sequence ATGAAAAAAGTACTCATGCTTGTACTGAGTGGCTTAGCTGTTAGCATCGCTGCCTCTGCTTGGGCAGAAGGTGGCAATGCTGAAGCAGGCAAAACCAAATCCGCGACTTGTGCAGCCTGCCACGGTGCAGACGGCAACAGCGTTAACCCTGAATGGCCTAAATTGGCAGGTCAACACCCAAGCTACATTTTGAAGCAGTTAATGAACTTCAAACATGATGAGCGTGTTAACCCGTCTATGACCCCAATGGCAAAACCATTGAGTGACGCAGACATGGCTGACTTAGCGGCTTACTTCTCCTCTCAAGTGAAGAAAGCGGGCGAAGCCGACCAAACTAAAGTGGCATTAGGTGAGCAAATTTACAAAGGTGGCAATAATGCGACTGGCGTTGCGGCTTGTGCGGCTTGCCATGGCCCTAACGGCGCGGGCAATCCTGCGGCCAACTTCCCAGCCCTCAATGGTCAACATGTAGCTTACACCAAGCTGCAATTGCACGCTTTCCGTAAAGGTGAACGCGCTAATGATGCGGGCAAAATGATGCGCAACATCGCCGCAGGCATGACCGATGCTGAAATCGAAGCCGTTGCTGAGTACATTGCTGGCTTGCAGTAA
- a CDS encoding cytochrome c biogenesis protein ResB, whose translation MRNSPSSNARLISFLGSMNLAISLLVVVAIASIIGTVLQQNQPYTSYQIKFGPFWFDLFKSLELYDVYSALWFLAILAFLVVSIATCVGRNTPGIIRELRHFRENVQEKSLRAMKHQAAINSMQDATVTQALATRILHAQGFKTRPKAVEDHTVVAGMKGGANHWGYWLTHLGMIVIFLGGLMDSRLPIMIAEWQGNLKPETRDIPASEVPAVSQLSDSSFSYRGSVDIPEGSRANIIFQPVRDGYLVQHLPFEVEVKEFRVEHYSTGQPKSFESDIVIHDKTLDAPLETTISVNHPLIHNGVAIYQANFGDGGSELKLRLHSLSNRYASQDVDGKVFRDYTLTSSDQQYKLEVNDFRLFNINDMEDGSGKIEKKNVGPSVTFKLRDATGQALEYQNYMNPLSIKGQNYFISGVRTTPNEPFRYLHIPVDTKGSMERFMRFLSNIQNTELVKQSALQTTRNSMQQTTVADPAVEAQIVESMQRLTEQFATKGSEGIMAEIAAKFPQDKQESAAEAFMKVLNAALREVYKETLKQEGMTAEPTEADWLFFDDSLLAIDKLPAYGSPWLIHMDSFKQIEASGLQITRSPGKDVVYFGSLMLTIGVFLLFYVAHRRIWVWIKPLDNNQAEIVLAGSSNRNQPEFERYFQQLQGLFQQVMKQEVKHVDSPTNH comes from the coding sequence ATGAGAAACTCGCCAAGCTCCAACGCACGCCTCATTAGTTTTTTAGGTTCGATGAACTTAGCCATCAGTTTGTTGGTGGTGGTTGCCATTGCCTCCATCATTGGCACTGTATTGCAACAGAACCAACCCTACACCAGCTACCAAATCAAATTTGGCCCCTTCTGGTTTGATTTGTTCAAATCGCTGGAACTATACGATGTGTATTCAGCCTTGTGGTTCTTGGCTATCTTGGCGTTTTTGGTGGTGTCGATTGCCACCTGCGTAGGGCGCAATACCCCCGGTATTATCCGTGAATTACGCCATTTTCGTGAAAATGTGCAGGAAAAATCCTTGCGTGCCATGAAACATCAAGCCGCTATCAACAGCATGCAAGATGCGACCGTCACACAAGCGTTGGCAACCCGAATTCTACACGCACAAGGTTTCAAAACTCGCCCAAAAGCGGTTGAAGATCATACCGTTGTAGCAGGCATGAAAGGCGGCGCTAACCATTGGGGTTACTGGCTGACACACCTTGGCATGATTGTTATCTTCCTCGGTGGTTTAATGGATAGCCGCCTTCCCATCATGATTGCGGAATGGCAAGGCAATCTAAAACCCGAAACCCGCGATATTCCTGCATCGGAAGTCCCCGCTGTCAGCCAATTATCGGACAGCAGTTTTTCTTACCGTGGCTCCGTCGACATACCGGAAGGCAGCCGCGCAAATATTATTTTCCAGCCGGTACGTGATGGCTACTTGGTACAGCATCTGCCGTTTGAGGTGGAAGTCAAAGAATTTCGTGTCGAACATTATTCCACCGGACAACCCAAATCGTTTGAAAGTGACATTGTGATCCACGACAAAACGCTCGATGCACCGTTGGAAACCACTATTTCCGTGAATCACCCCTTGATTCACAACGGCGTGGCAATCTACCAAGCAAACTTTGGGGATGGCGGTTCGGAACTCAAACTGCGCCTGCACTCACTCAGCAATCGCTATGCCTCGCAAGACGTTGATGGCAAAGTCTTCCGCGACTACACCTTAACCAGCTCCGACCAGCAATACAAACTGGAAGTTAACGACTTTCGCCTGTTTAACATCAACGACATGGAAGACGGCAGCGGCAAGATCGAAAAGAAAAACGTAGGCCCCAGCGTTACCTTCAAATTACGTGATGCCACCGGACAAGCGCTCGAATACCAAAACTACATGAACCCGTTGAGTATCAAAGGGCAAAACTATTTCATCAGCGGGGTACGCACCACGCCGAATGAGCCTTTCCGTTATTTGCACATTCCCGTTGACACCAAAGGCAGCATGGAACGCTTTATGCGGTTTTTGTCCAATATACAAAATACCGAATTGGTGAAACAATCCGCGCTCCAGACCACCCGTAACTCCATGCAACAAACCACGGTTGCTGATCCGGCGGTCGAAGCACAAATCGTGGAGTCGATGCAGCGCTTAACCGAACAGTTTGCGACCAAAGGTTCAGAAGGCATCATGGCTGAAATTGCGGCAAAGTTTCCGCAAGATAAGCAAGAAAGCGCCGCCGAAGCTTTCATGAAAGTGCTGAATGCCGCCTTGCGTGAGGTCTATAAAGAGACGCTCAAGCAAGAAGGCATGACCGCTGAACCGACTGAGGCTGACTGGTTATTCTTCGATGATAGCTTACTAGCGATTGATAAATTGCCCGCTTACGGGTCGCCTTGGCTGATCCACATGGACAGCTTTAAACAGATTGAAGCGTCTGGTCTACAAATCACGCGCTCGCCCGGCAAAGATGTGGTTTATTTCGGCAGTCTCATGTTAACAATAGGGGTATTTCTCCTGTTTTACGTGGCGCATCGTAGAATATGGGTATGGATTAAACCGCTGGACAATAACCAAGCGGAAATCGTCCTGGCAGGTAGCAGTAACCGCAATCAGCCAGAATTTGAGCGTTATTTCCAACAGTTGCAGGGCCTGTTCCAGCAAGTGATGAAACAAGAGGTGAAACATGTCGACTCCCCAACAAACCATTGA
- the ccsB gene encoding c-type cytochrome biogenesis protein CcsB, with amino-acid sequence MSTPQQTIDSLIDQPSLFQQLRLSDWLWAALVIAASAWVFFQYGSVMDEYEIGILALTTPSLVGLGWYWKAFRPYTIAVALLSLLGIWLYGGNYANAEQVFGLKFLVSSQSAVMWMSALFVLATVTYFAGLFTNNAFTLKTGSAMTWVALVMGFTGLMVRWYESYLIDPEFGHIPVSNLYEVFILFCIITGLLYMFYEGRYKNRSLGGFVLMVISAAVAFLLWYSYTKGAHEIQPLVPALKSYWMKIHVPANFIGYGAFALAAMTSIAYLLKHHGQQRNPNGLLATRLPPIEMLDDITYKAIALGFAFFTIATILGAMWAAEAWGGYWSWDPKETWALIVWLNYAAWLHLRFSKGWRGTPMAWWAIVGLFVTLFAFLGVNMFLSGLHSYGEL; translated from the coding sequence ATGTCGACTCCCCAACAAACCATTGACTCGCTCATTGATCAACCCAGCCTATTCCAGCAACTGCGTTTGTCGGATTGGCTGTGGGCCGCATTAGTCATTGCTGCCAGCGCATGGGTATTCTTTCAATACGGTAGCGTAATGGATGAATACGAAATCGGTATTCTTGCCCTCACCACCCCGTCCTTGGTGGGATTGGGTTGGTACTGGAAAGCCTTCCGCCCCTATACCATCGCCGTTGCGCTCTTAAGTTTATTGGGCATTTGGTTGTATGGCGGCAATTATGCCAATGCTGAACAAGTGTTCGGGCTGAAATTTTTAGTCTCCAGCCAATCTGCCGTGATGTGGATGAGCGCTTTATTTGTACTGGCAACGGTGACTTATTTCGCGGGTTTATTCACAAACAATGCATTTACCTTGAAAACCGGTTCAGCCATGACATGGGTTGCCTTGGTAATGGGTTTCACCGGGTTAATGGTACGCTGGTATGAATCTTATCTGATTGACCCTGAATTTGGTCACATTCCCGTTAGCAACCTGTACGAAGTTTTCATTCTATTCTGCATTATCACCGGCCTGCTTTACATGTTTTATGAGGGACGTTACAAAAATCGTTCACTCGGTGGCTTCGTATTGATGGTAATCAGCGCAGCGGTTGCTTTTCTGCTGTGGTACAGCTATACCAAAGGCGCACATGAGATTCAGCCGTTGGTTCCCGCCTTGAAAAGCTATTGGATGAAAATTCACGTACCCGCCAATTTCATTGGTTACGGAGCGTTTGCTTTGGCAGCCATGACCAGTATTGCCTACCTCTTGAAACACCATGGGCAACAACGCAATCCCAATGGTTTGCTGGCAACACGCCTGCCTCCCATTGAAATGCTCGATGATATAACTTACAAAGCGATTGCACTGGGCTTTGCGTTTTTCACTATTGCGACCATTCTCGGCGCAATGTGGGCTGCCGAAGCATGGGGCGGCTACTGGTCGTGGGATCCGAAAGAAACTTGGGCATTAATTGTCTGGTTAAACTATGCTGCATGGCTGCATTTGCGCTTCTCGAAAGGTTGGCGTGGTACACCCATGGCTTGGTGGGCTATCGTTGGTTTATTCGTCACTTTGTTTGCATTCCTCGGCGTGAATATGTTCCTCTCCGGTTTGCATTCTTACGGTGAACTTTGA
- a CDS encoding thiol:disulfide interchange protein DsbA/DsbL: MKRTLSHTLGFMMAALFALTGCIPEASQAQDFKEGTHYVTLPSTIPTQAAEGKVEVVDLFWYGCPHCYSLEPTIEKFLSKKPDNVVFQRVPATLSPRWEYHAKLFYVGQMLDADGSKRVHTKIFEALQKQRRKINDDEAMTRFFTELGFTADQVKSALNSMEMKTMMARAKEVGEKSKADSVPVIIVNGKYRTSPSMVGSEETLLQVVDYLVKRETK; this comes from the coding sequence ATGAAACGCACATTAAGCCACACCCTCGGCTTTATGATGGCAGCACTGTTTGCCCTGACTGGCTGTATTCCCGAAGCCAGTCAGGCACAAGACTTTAAAGAAGGCACGCATTACGTCACCTTACCGTCGACTATTCCCACGCAAGCCGCCGAAGGAAAAGTCGAAGTCGTTGATTTGTTCTGGTACGGCTGCCCGCATTGCTATTCGCTAGAACCCACGATTGAGAAGTTCCTCAGCAAGAAGCCAGACAATGTGGTTTTCCAACGTGTGCCAGCCACCCTCAGCCCACGCTGGGAATACCACGCAAAACTGTTCTACGTTGGGCAAATGCTCGATGCGGATGGCAGCAAACGGGTACACACGAAAATCTTTGAAGCCCTGCAAAAACAGCGCCGTAAAATCAATGACGATGAGGCGATGACGCGCTTTTTCACCGAACTCGGCTTTACGGCTGATCAAGTGAAAAGCGCTCTAAACTCCATGGAAATGAAGACCATGATGGCACGCGCCAAAGAAGTGGGTGAAAAATCCAAAGCAGATTCCGTGCCTGTTATTATTGTGAATGGCAAATATCGCACCAGCCCAAGCATGGTGGGCAGTGAAGAAACCTTGTTACAAGTCGTTGATTATTTGGTAAAACGCGAAACCAAATGA
- the coq7 gene encoding 2-polyprenyl-3-methyl-6-methoxy-1,4-benzoquinone monooxygenase gives MRTLSLLDKVLTEIDQSLRVVHATAPTTERPNPAAEMPETAPLNEDDRILVAKLMRINHAGEVSAQGLYRGQALTAKREDIREQMERSAMEENDHLNWTEKRLHELGGRKSLLNPLFYWGSFTIGAVAGKIGDKWSLGFVKETEDQVIKHLEEHINRLPPHALSDMAILQKMKADEQHHADIAMQSGGAKLPFLARKLLMPLLSKVMTKSTYYV, from the coding sequence ATGCGCACACTCAGCCTGCTGGATAAAGTCCTGACCGAAATTGATCAATCGTTGCGCGTGGTTCATGCCACCGCACCGACCACGGAACGCCCGAATCCAGCGGCTGAAATGCCAGAAACCGCACCACTTAACGAAGATGATCGGATTCTGGTTGCCAAGCTGATGCGCATTAATCATGCGGGTGAAGTGTCTGCCCAAGGTTTATACCGTGGTCAGGCATTAACCGCTAAACGCGAAGACATCCGCGAACAGATGGAACGTTCCGCCATGGAGGAAAACGACCATCTCAACTGGACAGAAAAACGCTTGCACGAGCTGGGCGGACGCAAAAGCCTGCTGAACCCGCTGTTTTATTGGGGTTCATTCACCATCGGCGCAGTTGCAGGCAAAATTGGCGACAAATGGAGTTTGGGTTTTGTCAAAGAAACCGAAGATCAAGTCATCAAGCATCTGGAAGAACACATCAATCGCCTGCCCCCACATGCCTTGTCCGACATGGCTATTCTGCAAAAAATGAAAGCCGACGAACAGCATCACGCGGATATTGCCATGCAATCAGGCGGCGCTAAATTGCCATTCCTTGCCCGCAAATTACTGATGCCGCTACTGTCTAAAGTGATGACTAAGAGCACCTATTACGTTTGA
- the lipB gene encoding lipoyl(octanoyl) transferase LipB — protein sequence MGVVSAAALTTTLAIRQLGLLDYVAVWQQMQAFTQQRVADTPDEIWLVQHPPVFTLGRNGKMAHVLAPGDIPVIPIDRGGQVTYHGPGQLVVYLLLDIRRKALGVRELVTAIEQAVIDLLAHYGITALGDREAPGVYVAGRKVAALGLRISKGCTYHGLSLNVAMDLEPFQRINPCGYAGLQVTQCEDLGIEQPLATLAHELCECLAQRLDYPALIWAQDQT from the coding sequence GTGGGCGTTGTAAGCGCCGCTGCTTTAACGACAACGTTAGCCATTCGTCAACTAGGGCTGTTGGATTATGTCGCGGTTTGGCAGCAAATGCAGGCATTTACCCAGCAGCGTGTAGCGGATACGCCCGATGAAATCTGGTTGGTGCAGCATCCTCCCGTTTTCACTTTGGGGCGTAATGGCAAAATGGCGCACGTGTTAGCGCCCGGTGATATTCCCGTCATTCCAATTGATCGCGGTGGGCAGGTGACGTATCACGGCCCTGGGCAATTGGTGGTTTATTTGTTGTTGGATATTCGCCGTAAAGCGCTGGGGGTGCGCGAGTTGGTGACAGCGATTGAGCAAGCGGTAATCGACTTGCTGGCGCATTATGGCATTACCGCTTTAGGCGACAGAGAAGCACCGGGGGTTTACGTGGCGGGTCGCAAAGTTGCGGCGTTAGGGCTGCGCATTTCCAAAGGCTGTACTTACCACGGTTTGAGTTTGAATGTGGCGATGGATTTAGAACCCTTTCAACGCATTAACCCGTGTGGTTATGCAGGCTTGCAGGTGACGCAGTGCGAAGATTTAGGCATTGAGCAACCTTTAGCAACCTTAGCCCATGAATTGTGTGAGTGCCTTGCCCAGCGCTTAGATTACCCCGCGTTAATTTGGGCGCAAGATCAAACGTAA
- a CDS encoding YbeD family protein encodes MERFGQQEELILEFPCDFPIKIVGRAGAEFHVRICEIVCRHDNGFDPEAHVQRRDSSAGKYHSLTVKLRATSKQQIDAVYQDLKACELVLWAL; translated from the coding sequence GTGGAACGTTTCGGACAGCAGGAAGAGTTAATACTGGAATTTCCCTGTGATTTCCCCATCAAAATAGTGGGGCGGGCAGGCGCGGAATTTCACGTGCGCATTTGTGAAATCGTGTGCCGCCATGACAACGGTTTTGACCCCGAAGCACATGTGCAGCGTCGCGACAGTTCGGCGGGTAAATACCACAGCTTGACCGTGAAGTTGCGGGCAACCAGTAAGCAGCAGATTGACGCGGTGTATCAGGATTTAAAAGCCTGTGAGTTGGTGTTGTGGGCGTTGTAA
- a CDS encoding D-alanyl-D-alanine carboxypeptidase family protein, with translation MFIRILKPLLLAGLLAGGVVMAAPESAAPSTGEPAPKDMSTAPYNDPNIPPEIIAMAPGVPEIEAKSYLLVDFQSGEELAGINPGMRVEPASITKLMTAYLIYQDLGKGKVKLEDEVLISEKAWKMEGSRMFVELGKKVSFEKLLKGMIIQSGNDAAMALAEHVAGSEEVFVQRMNQTALELGMQDTRYMNVTGWPANDHYTTARDIVRLVEALVNDFPEYYKLYAQKEFSYNNIKQQNRNRLLWRDATVDGLKTGHTESAGYCLVASAKRDNMRLISVVLGTKSEEARANVSQQLLEYGFRTFETHKLYGAGAVLDNVRVWKGETTQVPAGVVDDLFVSIVKGRYDQLKGGIQLDKGIDAPIKRGDELGKVIITDQELGKVVKETPLLALEDVSEGGWWRQVMDGIQKLFAD, from the coding sequence ATGTTTATAAGGATTCTTAAACCGTTATTGTTGGCAGGGTTGCTGGCTGGCGGTGTCGTGATGGCTGCCCCTGAGTCGGCTGCGCCGAGTACGGGTGAACCCGCTCCTAAAGATATGTCGACTGCGCCGTATAATGATCCGAATATTCCGCCGGAAATTATTGCGATGGCACCCGGTGTTCCCGAAATTGAGGCGAAGAGCTATTTGCTGGTCGATTTCCAAAGTGGCGAAGAACTGGCGGGTATTAACCCCGGAATGCGCGTGGAGCCAGCCAGTATCACCAAATTGATGACCGCTTACCTGATTTATCAGGATTTGGGCAAGGGCAAAGTCAAGCTGGAAGATGAAGTACTTATCAGCGAAAAAGCCTGGAAAATGGAAGGCTCGCGCATGTTCGTTGAGCTGGGTAAAAAAGTATCGTTTGAGAAATTGCTTAAAGGCATGATTATTCAATCCGGCAACGATGCGGCGATGGCGCTGGCGGAGCACGTGGCGGGCAGTGAAGAAGTGTTTGTACAGCGCATGAATCAAACCGCGCTGGAGTTGGGGATGCAAGATACCCGTTACATGAATGTTACTGGCTGGCCTGCCAATGATCACTACACCACGGCGCGTGACATTGTGCGGTTAGTCGAAGCGTTGGTGAATGATTTCCCAGAGTATTACAAGCTGTATGCGCAGAAAGAATTCAGCTACAACAATATTAAGCAGCAAAACCGCAATCGCTTATTGTGGCGCGATGCCACTGTGGATGGCTTGAAAACGGGACATACCGAGTCGGCGGGTTATTGTTTGGTGGCGTCCGCCAAGCGTGACAACATGCGCTTGATTTCAGTGGTATTGGGCACGAAAAGTGAAGAGGCTCGTGCTAACGTGAGTCAGCAATTGTTGGAATACGGTTTCCGCACGTTTGAAACGCACAAGTTGTACGGTGCGGGTGCGGTGCTCGATAATGTGCGCGTCTGGAAGGGTGAAACCACGCAAGTGCCTGCCGGGGTGGTGGATGATTTGTTTGTAAGCATCGTGAAAGGCCGCTATGACCAATTGAAAGGCGGCATACAGCTTGATAAAGGCATTGACGCCCCCATTAAACGCGGTGACGAACTGGGCAAAGTGATTATTACGGATCAGGAATTAGGCAAAGTCGTCAAGGAAACCCCGTTATTGGCGTTGGAAGATGTCAGCGAGGGCGGTTGGTGGCGGCAGGTGATGGATGGTATCCAGAAGTTGTTCGCGGATTGA